TGGAAAAGGGACTATCCTGGTAGCGGAAGAGGACGGCACTATGCTGGGGGTTATCACGCTATCATACCCCACGGCAATCCGCTGCGGGGGAATCTACACCAGCATTGAAGAATTCGTCGTCAGCGAGCAGGCGCGGGGCAAGGGCATCGGTAGCAAGCTCCTGGAAGCGGCCATTGCCGCCGCTACTGCCCGGGGCTGCTACGAAGTGCATGTAGGCAATCCCAGCACGCTGGGTT
Above is a window of Dehalococcoidales bacterium DNA encoding:
- a CDS encoding GNAT family N-acetyltransferase, whose protein sequence is MLRIRQATIEDEGNIFTLFQQLPSRQAGVSPAHQQRCITIFREVVNNDGKGTILVAEEDGTMLGVITLSYPTAIRCGGIYTSIEEFVVSEQARGKGIGSKLLEAAIAAATARGCYEVHVGNPSTLGYPLYIKQGLQDNDKHLKMRLSDTEQ